The window ACGGGCAAATGACAATGTGCCGCAGCGCGGCGCGATCCTGCCCGCACAGCCATTTTTTTACGTAAGTTTTTTATGTATGCCCTCTTATATAATCATTTTAGGCTATTTTTCTAACCCGACTGGAAAAACTGATACAAAACGAAACAAATTCCCAACCGGAACGGGAAATGTCGCCAAATAACCACAGTTGGCGGTTTCCCGAACAAACCCGCTTATCAGGCCGTTTTCATTGGTTTTTTTCAGCTTTTCCAGGCGTTTTTGGCGACAATCAGGGTGAAATAATCGCACTGTCAGGCAAGTGCGATTCGCCAGTGCAACGCAGCAATGAAAAGAAATGAATTGTCACAACCGGCAAAAAACACCCGCCCTTGCCGGTGCTTCAGACAGTCGATGAAAGGTCGAAAATACTGGCGCTGTCGTCCTCGCCCGTGAGGCGAGAAACCATCTTCGATCGTGGGCCCTTATCCCCGGGCCAAACCCGGGGATAAGCTTGTGTTCAAGGGGAGAACATCCACGATGGGCCTGCCCTCCTCATGGCCCGCTTTCAATATGCGGCGGCACACCGCAAGCCTTATCCCGCCTCGCTGACGCGTTGCAGGGCGGTTCTGAGGCTCGCCAGCTGAACATCCAGCTCCGCCTTGCGCTCGCGCTCGGCGGCCACGACTTCAGGATCGGCATTGGCCACGAATTTTTCATTCGAGAGCTTCTTGTCGATGCGCTCCATTTCCGCATCCACCTTGCCGATCGCCTTTTCAAGGCGCGCTTTTTCAGCACCAAGATCAACAAGGTTGCCAAGCGGCAGGCAGACAGTGGCTTCGCCGACGATGATCTGCGCGGAACCCTTCGGCGCAACATCGGCGCCGCGGATTTCATCAGCCCGCGCCAGACGCCGGATGGCGGCAGCATGGCGGTCGAGCCGCGCCTCTGTCGATGTGTTGGCGCCGACAACCACCAGCGATGCGGTGGCGCCCGGCGGCACATTCATCTCGGCGCGCGTCGAGCGGATACCGGAGACCAGATCGATCAGCCAGTTGATTTCCGCAGCCGAGGCATCGTCACGGAACTCCGGCACCGGCCAGTCGGTCAGGCAGAGCAGATCGTCCCGCTCCTCGCCCTCGCCGGCCGTGTGCGCCCACAGCTCTTCCGTCATGAAGGGCATGAAGGGATGCAGAAGCTTGTAGATCTCGTCCAGAACATAGGCCGCGCAGGCCTGCGATTCCGACTTTGCCTTTTCGTCTTCGCCGCTGAAGACGGGCTTCAGCAGTTCCAGATACCAGTCGCAGAACTGGTTCCAGACGAAGCGGTAGAGAATGCCGGAGGCATCGTTGAAGCGGAAGTTCTCAAGCGCCGCCGTCACATCACGCGCCGTATTGGCAAGTTCGGTCAGGATCCAGCGGTTGATGGTCAGCGAAGCGGTTTCTGCAAGGAAATGCGGATCGCGCTTCACGCCGTTCATCTCGGCAAAACGCGTCGCATTCCAGAGCTTGGTGCCGAAGTTGCGATAACCGGCAATACGCGCCGGATCGAGCTTCACGTCGCGGCCCTGCGCCGCCATGATGGCAAGCGTGAAACGCAGCGCATCCGCACCATATTCGTCGATCAGTTCCAGCGGATCGATGACGTTGCCCTTGGACTTCGACATCTTCTGGCCGTTCTTGTCACGAACCAGCGCGTGGATATAGACCGTGCTGAACGGCTCGACCGGATTGCCCGCATCGTCCTTCATGAAATGCAGGCCCATCTGCATCATCCGCACAACCCAGAACGGGATGATATCGAAGCCGGTGACCAGCACGTTGGTCGGATAATAACGCGCCAGTTCCGGTGTCTGCTCGGGCCAGCCGAGCGTCGAGAACGGCCAGAGCGCCGACGAGAACCAGGTGTCGAGAACGTCTTCGTCGCGGGTCAGGATTTCACCCGGCTTGAAGTTCTCAAGCTTCTCCTCGACCCAGGCCTTCCATGGGCCTTCATGGGCGATGTAATGCTGGATGGCCGCCTGAAGCGCCTCTTCCTCGGTCTTCTCAACGAAGACCTGCCCGTCCGGGCCGTACCATGCGGGAATCTGGTGTCCCCACCACAATTGCCGCGAGATACACCAGGGCTGGATATTTTCCATCCACTGGAAGTAGGTGTTTTCCCAATTCTTCGGCACGAAATTGGTGCGGCCTTCACGAACGGAGGCAATGGCCGGCTGGGCCAGCGTCTTGTTATCCACCCACCACTGGTCGGTCAGACGCGGCTCGATCGGCACGCCGCCGCGGTCACCATGCGGCACCACGTGCTTGTGCGGCTCGATCCTGTCGAGCAGGCCGGCTTCCTCGAAGATTTCGACGATGACCTTGCGGGCGAAGAAGCGATCCTGTCCTTCCAGACGATCCCACGCGCCATGCAGCGCGGCGGGATGGCTGAGGCCTTCGAGGAAATCCTCGTTCTCCTTGATCGAAATCGTTCCGTCGATATTCATGACGTTGATGGCGCGCAGGCCACAACGCTTGCCGACTTCGAAATCGTTGAAATCATGCGCAGGCGTGATCTTGACCGCGCCCGTTCCCGCCGTCGGATCGGCATAATCATCAGCGACGATCGGGATCTTGCGGCCGACGATCGGCAGAATGACGTGCTTGCCGACGATGCCCTTATAACGCTCGTCCTCCGGGTTCACCGCAACGCCCGTATCACCCAGCATGGTTTCCGGGCGCGTCGTGGCAACGACGATGTAATCGCGCGTCTCGAATTCCGTGGGTTTGCCTTCTTCATCGAAAGCAACGGGGTATTGATAGGTGACGCCCTTTTCCAGCGGATAGCGCAGGTGCCACAGATTGCCCTTCATCTCGATCTGCTCGACTTCCATGTCGGAAATGGCGGTGAGCAACTTCGGATCCCAGTTGACGAGGCGTTTGTCCTTATAGATCAGGCCCTGTTTGTAGAGCGTGACGAAAACCTCGAGAACGGCCTCGGAAAGACCCTCGTCCATGGTGAAGCGCTCGCGCGACCAGTCACAGGACGCACCGAGGCGTTTCAGCTGGTTGAAGATCAAACCACCCGATTCAGCCTTCCACTCCCAGACCTTCTCCACGAAAGCCTCGCGGCCCATGTCGCGGCGGCCCGGAAGCTGGGCTTCCATCAGCTTGCGCTCGACGACCATCTGCGTGGCGATGCCCGCATGGTCCATGCCCGGCTGCCACAGCACATCCTTGCCGCGCATGCGCTCGAAGCGGACCAATATATCCTGCAGCGTGTTGTTGAGCGCATGGCCCATATGCAGGGAGCCCGTCACATTTGGCGGCGGGATGACGATGGTGAAGGTTTCCGCACCCGGCTTGGCATTGGCGCCGGCCCGGAAGGCGTTCGCCTCGTCCCAGGCTTTGGCGATCTTCGGTTCGACGGTTGCGGAATCGTAGGTCTTTTCGAGCATTTCCTGACCTGAATTTTAGAGTTCTTGTGTGGATTTTTTAAATAAGGATGGACGGTCGAGAGTCAACAGAAACCAGCCCGCGAGCGACCCATTGAGAGGTTCCATCTGCGACTATGACCCGATAACGCCTTCATCTTCAACAAAAAAGCCGCCCCGGTGCCGGAGCGGCCTGTGTTTCGTCATGCCTGTCGCATTGCAACAGGCGACCGGGCGTGATTTAGCGGCGCGAACCGCGCGCCACGCGTTCGATTTCCTCACGCACGAGACGCTCCACCAGGGTCGGCAGATTGTCCTCCAGCCAGTCCTGCAGCATCGGACGCAGCATGTCGGCGGCCATGTCCTCGATCGAACGGCGCTCGACACCATCAAAAACCTCCGCAAGCTCGCTGAAGGAGCGCGCGATCTGCGCACCGGCGGCGGCGGAAATAAGGTTGAGCGACAGCCCGCCCTCTTCCTGCGGCTCGGCCAGATCGAATGTCGGCATCTCGACGGCAGGTTCCTGCACGGAAATCTCGAAACGCTCCTCGGCGGCAGGCGTCTCGATGGCGCCGCGCAGCGTCAGCTGATCGAAGCGGCTCCCGGCAAAAGGCGCATTTTCGACGGCGGCAGCGGCGGCGCGATCCTCTGCGGCAAAAGATGCGGGCTGTTCGCTGATGCTTGCGGCAGCGGCTGCCAGCAACGGGCGCACATCGGTCGGGCGCTGCGGCGCGGCGCGTTCAACCGGCTGTGCGGCCGAAGGCTGAGCTACGCCTGAAGACTGGGCAGCGGGAGCCGCTTGTGCGGGCTCACGCTGTGCCTGTGCGGCGAATGCCTGCGGCCCCATGGCGGCGTTGCGGTCGGCAGCGGCACGCACGCGCGCTGCGACATCGGCCAGCGACATGGTCTTGTCAGAGCTGTCCTGCTGTTCAGGCGCCGGCTTTTCGGAGACCGGAGAGAAATCCTGCACCGGCCTTGCGCCATAGGCCTGGTTTGCGGCGGGGGGAACACGTGCCGGCGGGCTGGCAGGCTCCGCCACGAAGGCCGCTTCGCTTGCAGCGTCGTCTTCATCATCATAGACAGGCGGCAACTGTCCGGAAAACGCACCGGCAGGGCCGGTCTCGTTGCTTTCGATGATCCGGCGTATGGACGCCAGAATTTCTTCCATGGACGGTTCACGCGCTACGCTTGGCTGAGCCATATCAATCCCCGGTTTCCACTCTCGAGCGTCCCAGCCGCATCGCTTCGGATGCCGGACAGGGCGCTTCGCACCTGTTCAATTCCTGCATCGCGTTCACGACAATCGAACCCGATCGCCGCGCCGATGCTCTGAAACATGTCAGGTCAAAACCGCCGAGCGTCTTTGCCGTCCCTGTCGCAGGTTCATGCGGGGCAGAAATACGCACACCCCGAATCACCCTTAGTTTAGGGCAGCATACTCAGGAACTAAATCACTGATTCGACAACTTTCGTGGTGATGCACAGCTTTGTGAGAACGGCCTTTTCGGCAATGCCGAGGATGAGCGGGGGGCACATGGCGGCCCTGCCCCAAAAAACAAACGCCGGGGTGAAAACTTCACCCCGGCGTCCGGAACAGAATGATCTATTCCTGGGATCAGAAAACGAATTCGGCCGCCTTGGCGAAACCCGGCAGGGGCTTGACCGAAGCATTGAAGGAGGTCACGGCCGACGTGCTGTTGCCGTCGCGGCGATAGACGGTGGCCTTTGCCGCATTGCCATATCCGACAACGACAACCAGACGTCCGCCGTCACGCAGCTGGTCGGTCAGCGCCGCCGGCACTTCCTCGACCGAACCGTTGACGAAAACGAGATCATAGGGCGCTTCGCCCGCATAACCCTTTTCGAGATCGCCGGTGACAACAGCAACATTGTCATATCCGAGCGAAGCCAGCGTCTCGGTGGCCTGTGCCGCCAGAGCCTCATCGCTTTCGAGAGAAACCACCGAACCGGCGATCTGCGAAAGGATCGCGGCCGCATAACCGGCGCCACCGCCGACTTCCAGCACGACGTCTTCCTTGGACACGGCAGCAAGCTGAAGAAGCTTTGCCAGTGGCGAAGCCTTCATCACGTAACGGGCCGGGAGGCCGTCCCGGGCGGGACAGATCTGCAGATCTTCGTCCGCATAGGCAATCTGCCGCACGCCCGCCGGCACGAAAGCCTCGCGCGGCACGCTCAAAAACGCCTTCAGCACCGAATGTGACGTCACGTCGGTCGTGCGCAACTGGCTATCGACCATATTGGCGCGTGCGGTTTCGAAATCCATCATATCGTTATCGCCTCAATTTCGCGGATGCCGGTCGGGAAGCCTCGGCTCCAAAAGCTCAAAACGGCACGGGTCTCCCCTCGCCTTTGGATAACCTCATAATTGCCCAAGCCTGCGCTTTCAAGCGCGGTGAGCGGGATAAAGCGAAGTGGCGGGGATTTTTAGGGCAGCAGGAACGGGAATGACCGCAACTAAGATGCAACAAGGTCAAGACAACAGGCTCTGTTGGTGAGAGTTCGGGAGGCTAAACCCGAAATTCGAAAAATCGGCCTTCATACGAGCTGCCGAATCCGAGGCGTCCAAGATGCGTTCGGCAGGCACTTTACCGTCCGCCGGTTCCTTTGTCCTTCTTCGCTTGATCGTGATGCCACTTGATGGCGAAGAACATGCCCGTGCCCAGGACGATAACCTTGAGCGGAAAGACGACTATGGGGAACAAGTCTACCCAATCCAAATCCATCATTTCGAATATTTCCAAGCTGTTACGCGACACTATCGATATGATGAGCGCTACCTCAAAACGGATGCTTCAACAACTTCAATTCAGGCGCTCATGCAGTGCCTTTTTGACGCAGCCCAATCGACTCGTTTCGTCTGGAGCTCGTGTTCATGCTACAGCGAGACGAATTGTTGTCATGGAAACGATACGGCCGATGCCTTCGATTCTGCTGCGGCATGCCTCAGCCCATGTCGCAAGGCTTCGTCGTGGGCAAAGGAGACTGTCCGAAAATCAGGGGGGATCTGCATGCAACAAGCTGCCCCGTCAAAGCGCTATCGTAAAAAGAGCTTTTTGACTGCAAGTATTCGATTATCGGTGAAATTGTTGGAGGCCTCGCCCGGAATTGAACCGGGGTACAAGGATTTGCAGTCCTCTGCGTCACCACTCCGCCACGAGGCCTCACACGCTCTTTAATCTGAGCGATGGCGGGCATTTAGAACGAATCCATTTTGGGCGCAAGAGGGTTCGCTGCGAATGTGGTGTTTTTTCGGGCCTGATGGAGCAGGCACCGTCCGCTGCGCTCTAAGCCATTCGAATTCCGTGTTTTTTTGTATCTTCCTCAAATTGCGGAAGAAACAACGCCCGCATTCGGCGCATTTGCGTCGGTGCGGGCGTTTGCTGCATCTTCAATGCTTTCGGTCAAATACGCCCAAGCAAAACCAGGATCAGGACGATGACCAGAACCAGCCCGAGGCCACCCGACGGACCATAGCCGTAATTGTGGTAACCCCAGCTTGGCAGAGCGCCGATCAGGAAAAGAATGAGCAGGATAACGAGGATGGTGCCGATCATGTATAATCCTCCACTATTGGCATGTGTTCTGACTGCTTTAATGGCGCAGGAAGCCAAAAGGTTCCTTTGCTTTGCCCGCGGCAACATGGATCAAAACGGGCATCACCTTCCGTTTCAACGGCTTAAAGCGTCATTGCGGAACGCCCGGTCCCATCGCGGCGAAATTATTTGCCGGATAAGAAGACCGGACACGGGGGGCCACGGCGCTGCGGCGCGTCGCGCCATGCACGGAGCCGGTCCGGCGTTCGACCATGGTAGCTATTTATTCGAGGTAATTTCTCGGTCTATGTATATTAGCAATCACTCGTCATAATTGTTGAAGTCACCCGACCCCTGAAACTGGCGGGAGGACGGAGAGGCCTGGTATCACTGGCAGTGCGCCAGGCCTCCCCCGCAGACTTTCACTCCCCCGGCATTCACTCCTCTGCCGGTAGTCGTTTCCCCCGCAGGCACACGGACATTTTACCGACGGCGCCGCCGGCAGCTCTTGCCTTGGCTCTTTCTCTCCGGCTAGACCCCGGACCGGGAGGAAGAAACGAGAATCATATGTCCGGTTTTGCGAACCTCATCCCGCTTTTCATCTTCGGCCTCCTCGTCTACTTTTTCTTTCGCTGGGTCGCGCGCGACATTCAGGATCCGAAGAGCAAATAATCGGAGAAAAATAATCTCCGTCCCCTTGTCCGCCGGGAACCGCCGCGCCTCCACATCGTTTTCACAGACGCACTTCGGAGGACAGGATGAAGACGCTCGTATCATCGGCCACTATCGCGCTCGCACTGGCACTTACCGGATGCACCACAGCCGGACCGGGGGGCTATGTCGGCCCCGCGCCCTATGTCGAACCCATCCCCGGCAGCATCATCTACCGAGGCCAGCCACGCACCAAGTTGACCAAATCGCCGATCGGCAGCACGTTCAGCCATGAATTCCGTATCGACGGCAGCACGAGGGCGGTGGAAACCTACCGCATCGCGCCGGATCGCTCGCTGGAACTCATCGACCGGCGCATCATTCGCGACTGGCTGTTCGGGCGCGACGACTGACCGCACCGCAACGGTGAGAAACCGCCCTGCAACGGGATTGCACATCCTGACCGCTTCGTTTAGAGCCGGGCGCAACAACCAATACGGATAAGCGATGAACACGCGCTGGCAAAAACCCGTCCTGATCGCGTTCGAAACGCCGGGCGATTATACGAGCATCGAAACCACACAGGCGGCTTCCTGGGCGCTGATCGAGGATTGGCCGATAGAGGATGGTGATGCGCTGGACAAGGCGCTGCTGGTCTGCGCCGCCGTCGACGCCGGCAAGAAAAAGCCGGAAGATGCGCGCAAGGCCTTCATCGCCGCCGCAATCGAGGCAGGCCTCGATTTCAAGGGGTGACGATGCGAGGATCGTTTAACCGCAAGGTGACAAACGTGTCGCGCCACGCGAAAATTCAAGACAACGGATTTGATCGGTCAAAATAGATGGAAGCGTCCGGAAACATGAAAAAAGCCCTGTTCATCTTTCTTCTGTCCTGCCTGGCAATCGGCCTTCTCGGCCACCTCGTCGTGGCCTTCGTCGTCACCGGCTGAAGCCGCCAAGGAGCACCCGCCGCCACGCGCAAGGACGGCGTGTTAAAAATTCCTAAATTTCATTCTTCTGTTATGGAACCGCGATAACTCTTTTCCGTTCTCTTTTCGATGAAACAAGGAGGATTGAAATGCGTGACGGATTGAATGGTTTTCTCGAAATCTCGATGCTCGGCTTCGTGGTCGCAACCTGCCTTTTCATGGTCAACCTGCCGATCTGACACGGCTTACCAATCATGTCCCTGAAGGACCGGCGGCTTGAATGCCGGGATAAGAAAATGCGGCCTTTCGGGCCGCATTTCTTTTTTTCAGCAATTCAGGCTCAGGCCGAAAGCTTGGCGGCGAGCTTGGCGACATGCGCGCCCTGGAAGCGCGCGCCTTCGAGCTCGATCTGCGAAGGCTGGCGCGATCCGTCACCATCGGTAATGGTGGAGGCGCCATAAGGCGAACCGCCCTTGATTTCATCGACACCCATCTGGCCCTGGAAAGCATAGGGCAGACCGGCAACGGCCATGCCGTGGTGCAGGAAGGTGGGAAGGAAACCGAGGATGGTGGATTCCTGGCCGCCATGCTGCGTGGCGGACGAGGTAAAGGCGGCGCCCACCTTGCCGACCAGCTTTCCACTGAACCACAGGCCGCCCGTCTGATCCCAGAAATTGCGCATCTGCGAGGCGACCGTGCCGAAACGCGTGCCGGCGCCAACGATGATGGCGTCATAATCGGCCAGCTCGTCGACCGTTGCGATCGGGGCTGCCTGATCCAGCTTGAAATGGGAGGACTTGGCGACTTCTTCCGGCACCAGTTCCGGAACGCGCTTGACGACGACGTCAGCGCCTGTCGATTTCGCACCTTCCGCGACAGCATAGGCCATTGTCTCGATATGACCGTAAGAAGAATAATAGAGTACCAGAACCTTCGTCATTCTCTTCGTTTCCCTTGTTGGAACTGCCTCCGGCGTACCGGCTATAAGTTTCTTTAAAAACTCGATGATCATCGGCTTTGACCCGTCAAATGTGTGTGGAGAAAAGGTAGCCGATGGGCCTCTCTCCCACCAGTCGGGGATTGGCATACGCACTGTTCACCATGAGTGAACGCAAACTGGCATCGTCAACCATTTCCCGTTTTGCGTTTATTCAAAACCGCTTTGCATTCACGCTGACGCGGCGTTAACGTCGGGCGAAACAGATGATGAGTGCAACCATGTCCAATCCCTCCTCCTCCCAATCCGTCGTCACCGCCGCCATGCTCGCCATTGGCGACGAATTGCTGTCGGGCCGCACCAAGGACAAGAATATCGGTCATCTCGCGGATGTCCTCACCATGTCGGGAATTGACCTCAAGGAAGTGCGCATCGTCGCCGATGAGGAGGAGGCAATCGTCGAGGCGCTGAACGCGTTGCGCAGCCGTTATGATTATGTCTTCACGTCGGGCGGCATCGGCCCGACCCATGATGACATCACCGCGGACGCCGTCTCAGTCGCATTCGGCCTGCCCTGCGAACACGATGCCGAAGCGCTGCGCCTCCTCGGCGAGATGTACCGCGTCCGCGAGATGGAATTCACCGAAGCGCGCAAGCGCATGGCGCGCATGCCGAGGGGCGCTGCGCACATTGCCAATCCGGTTTCCGTCGCGCCGGGCTTCGTCATCGGCAATGTCCATGTCATGGCCGGCGTTCCGCAGGTATTCCAGGCCATGCTCGACAATGTCATGCCGACGCTGCGCACCGGCGCGAAGGTCATGTCGCAGGCGGTTCGTTCGCCCTATGGCGAAGGCGATATCGGTACACCGCTCACGGCCATCCAGAAGGCGCACCCCGAAACCAGCATCGGCTCCTATCCCAA is drawn from Agrobacterium tumefaciens and contains these coding sequences:
- a CDS encoding DUF2497 domain-containing protein is translated as MAQPSVAREPSMEEILASIRRIIESNETGPAGAFSGQLPPVYDDEDDAASEAAFVAEPASPPARVPPAANQAYGARPVQDFSPVSEKPAPEQQDSSDKTMSLADVAARVRAAADRNAAMGPQAFAAQAQREPAQAAPAAQSSGVAQPSAAQPVERAAPQRPTDVRPLLAAAAASISEQPASFAAEDRAAAAAVENAPFAGSRFDQLTLRGAIETPAAEERFEISVQEPAVEMPTFDLAEPQEEGGLSLNLISAAAGAQIARSFSELAEVFDGVERRSIEDMAADMLRPMLQDWLEDNLPTLVERLVREEIERVARGSRR
- a CDS encoding DUF982 domain-containing protein, with product MNTRWQKPVLIAFETPGDYTSIETTQAASWALIEDWPIEDGDALDKALLVCAAVDAGKKKPEDARKAFIAAAIEAGLDFKG
- the wrbA gene encoding NAD(P)H:quinone oxidoreductase type IV, encoding MTKVLVLYYSSYGHIETMAYAVAEGAKSTGADVVVKRVPELVPEEVAKSSHFKLDQAAPIATVDELADYDAIIVGAGTRFGTVASQMRNFWDQTGGLWFSGKLVGKVGAAFTSSATQHGGQESTILGFLPTFLHHGMAVAGLPYAFQGQMGVDEIKGGSPYGASTITDGDGSRQPSQIELEGARFQGAHVAKLAAKLSA
- a CDS encoding protein-L-isoaspartate O-methyltransferase; translated protein: MMDFETARANMVDSQLRTTDVTSHSVLKAFLSVPREAFVPAGVRQIAYADEDLQICPARDGLPARYVMKASPLAKLLQLAAVSKEDVVLEVGGGAGYAAAILSQIAGSVVSLESDEALAAQATETLASLGYDNVAVVTGDLEKGYAGEAPYDLVFVNGSVEEVPAALTDQLRDGGRLVVVVGYGNAAKATVYRRDGNSTSAVTSFNASVKPLPGFAKAAEFVF
- a CDS encoding DUF3309 family protein produces the protein MIGTILVILLILFLIGALPSWGYHNYGYGPSGGLGLVLVIVLILVLLGRI
- a CDS encoding competence/damage-inducible protein A is translated as MSNPSSSQSVVTAAMLAIGDELLSGRTKDKNIGHLADVLTMSGIDLKEVRIVADEEEAIVEALNALRSRYDYVFTSGGIGPTHDDITADAVSVAFGLPCEHDAEALRLLGEMYRVREMEFTEARKRMARMPRGAAHIANPVSVAPGFVIGNVHVMAGVPQVFQAMLDNVMPTLRTGAKVMSQAVRSPYGEGDIGTPLTAIQKAHPETSIGSYPKYDGQRFSTEIVVRARDATVLKAAAEAVTAMIETIGEEKRLAASKGDATA
- a CDS encoding valine--tRNA ligase — its product is MLEKTYDSATVEPKIAKAWDEANAFRAGANAKPGAETFTIVIPPPNVTGSLHMGHALNNTLQDILVRFERMRGKDVLWQPGMDHAGIATQMVVERKLMEAQLPGRRDMGREAFVEKVWEWKAESGGLIFNQLKRLGASCDWSRERFTMDEGLSEAVLEVFVTLYKQGLIYKDKRLVNWDPKLLTAISDMEVEQIEMKGNLWHLRYPLEKGVTYQYPVAFDEEGKPTEFETRDYIVVATTRPETMLGDTGVAVNPEDERYKGIVGKHVILPIVGRKIPIVADDYADPTAGTGAVKITPAHDFNDFEVGKRCGLRAINVMNIDGTISIKENEDFLEGLSHPAALHGAWDRLEGQDRFFARKVIVEIFEEAGLLDRIEPHKHVVPHGDRGGVPIEPRLTDQWWVDNKTLAQPAIASVREGRTNFVPKNWENTYFQWMENIQPWCISRQLWWGHQIPAWYGPDGQVFVEKTEEEALQAAIQHYIAHEGPWKAWVEEKLENFKPGEILTRDEDVLDTWFSSALWPFSTLGWPEQTPELARYYPTNVLVTGFDIIPFWVVRMMQMGLHFMKDDAGNPVEPFSTVYIHALVRDKNGQKMSKSKGNVIDPLELIDEYGADALRFTLAIMAAQGRDVKLDPARIAGYRNFGTKLWNATRFAEMNGVKRDPHFLAETASLTINRWILTELANTARDVTAALENFRFNDASGILYRFVWNQFCDWYLELLKPVFSGEDEKAKSESQACAAYVLDEIYKLLHPFMPFMTEELWAHTAGEGEERDDLLCLTDWPVPEFRDDASAAEINWLIDLVSGIRSTRAEMNVPPGATASLVVVGANTSTEARLDRHAAAIRRLARADEIRGADVAPKGSAQIIVGEATVCLPLGNLVDLGAEKARLEKAIGKVDAEMERIDKKLSNEKFVANADPEVVAAERERKAELDVQLASLRTALQRVSEAG